One region of Triticum aestivum cultivar Chinese Spring chromosome 6B, IWGSC CS RefSeq v2.1, whole genome shotgun sequence genomic DNA includes:
- the LOC123134085 gene encoding uncharacterized protein — translation MSAMPPPRHTSSAQLPFILLQYMWIGYWWIDQLLAHLVYGVLLMSGFRRDPETNAAPVIDYVTDDRSFAAELPDDGAPETAATAADYYYTDDAFSHVMDADDQE, via the exons ATGTCAGCCATGCCGCCGCCGAGACATACCTCGTCCGCGCAACTTCCGTTCATCCTCCTTCAGTACATGTG GATAGGTTATTGGTGGATAGATCAACTTCTTGCCCACCTAGTATATGGAGTTTTACTTATGTCTGGTTTCAGAAGAG accccgagaccaatgctgcccctgtgatcgactacgtcaccgacgaccgtTCCTTTGCAGCAGAGCtcccag atgacggagcccctgagaccgctgccaccgccgccgactACTACTACACCGATGATGCCTTCTCCCACGTGAtggacgccgacgaccaggagtag